The Takifugu rubripes chromosome 7, fTakRub1.2, whole genome shotgun sequence genome has a segment encoding these proteins:
- the septin7b gene encoding LOW QUALITY PROTEIN: septin 7b (The sequence of the model RefSeq protein was modified relative to this genomic sequence to represent the inferred CDS: inserted 3 bases in 3 codons; deleted 4 bases in 3 codons) yields the protein MAQQKNLEGYVGFGNLPNQVYRKSVKRGFEFTLMVVGESGLGKSTLINSLFLTDLYSPEFPGPSHRIKKTVQVEQSKVLVKEGGVQLLLTIVDTPGFGDAVDNSNCWQPVIDHIDSKFEDYLNSESRVNRRQMPDSRIHCCLYFIAPSGHGLKPLDVEFMKRLHEKVNVIPLIAKADTLXPEECQQFKKQIMREIQEHKIKIYEFPETGDEEENRLVKKIKDKLPLAVVGSNTIIEVNNKKVRXRQYPWGENSDHCDFTILRDMLIRTHMQDLKDCQTNVHYENYRSRKLAAVTYNGVDNNRAKGPMSTKIDTVDGMSPLAQMEEERREHVNKMKKMEMEMEQVFEMKVKXKVQKLKDSEAELQRRHEQMKRTWKPSNKELEEKRRVFEEERATWEAQQRMEQQKLEASRTLEKKQKKGKIFKRQSAAAPQLN from the exons ATGG ct CAGCAAAAGAATCTGGAGGGATATGTTGGCTTTGGAAACCTCCCCAACCAAGTGTACAGGAAGTCTGTGAAGAGGGGGTTTGAGTTCACCCTCATGGTTGTTG gaGAATCAGGGCTGGGCAAGTCCACCTTGATCAACTCTCTGTTCCTAACAGACCTGTACTCACCAGAGTTCCCTGGACCTTCCCACCGGATCAAAAAGACTGTTCAG GTGGAGCAGTCCAAAGTTTTGGTGAAGGAGGGAggcgtccagctgctgctcacaaTTGTCGACACTCCAGGGTTTGGTGATGCTGTTGACAACAGCAACTG CTGGCAGCCTGTCATTGACCACATAGACAGCAAGTTTGAAGACTACCTGAACTCAGAGTCCCGGGTGAACAGACGCCAGATGCCCGACAGCAGAATTCACTGCTGTCTGTACTTCATTGCTCCTTCAGGACACGG ATTGAAGCCATTGGATGTGGAGTTCATGAAACGGTTGCATGAGAAAGTTAATGTCATCCCGCTGATCGCCAAAGCAGATACCC ACCCAGAGGAATGTCAACAGTTCAAGAAGCAG ATCATGCGAGAAATTCAAGAGCACAAAATCAAGATCTACGAATTCCCCGAGacgggtgatgaagaggagaacagGCTAGTGAAGAAGATAAAG GACAAGCTGCCACTGGCTGTAGTGGGAAGCAACACCATTATTGAAGTGAACAACAAGAAAGTCA GTAGGCAGTACCCCTGGGG TGAAAACAGTGACCACTGTGACTTCACCATCCTCAGGGACATGCTCATCAG AACTCACATGCAAGACCTGAAGGATTGT CAAACAAACGTCCACTATGAAAACTACCGCAGCAGGAAGCTCGCTGCGGTCACCTACAACGGCGTGGACAACAACAGAGCTAAAGGTCCAATGTCCACCAA aATTGACACAGTTGACGGAAT GAGTCCTTTGGCCCAGATGGAGGAAGAAAGACGGGAGCACGTGAATAagatgaagaagatggagatggagatggaacaGGTGTTTGAAATGAAAGTCA GAAAGGTGCAGAAGCTGAAGGACTCTGAGGCTGAG CTTCAGAGACGCCATGAGCAGATGAAGAGAACTTGGAAGCCCAGcaacaaagagctggaggaa aagaggcGCGTATTtgaggaggagagagca aCTTGGGAGGCCCAGCAGCGCATGGAACAGCAGAAACTTGAAGCCTCCAG GACTctggagaaaaaacaaaagaaaggcaAAATCTTTAAGAGACAGTCGGCAGCAGCACCGCAGCTCAATTAA
- the LOC101063950 gene encoding LOW QUALITY PROTEIN: uncharacterized protein (The sequence of the model RefSeq protein was modified relative to this genomic sequence to represent the inferred CDS: inserted 4 bases in 3 codons; deleted 5 bases in 5 codons), with translation MNFPRILKPMRSCCDPPKRTLTDWSRPGDLADSFTVRTLDGQFSYEPXALRGPLIIHTFTNKSGFLECLWSSESSLRSLVEDLPDSAQLLLLSLDESALSDVTWMREQVLRVAAASSKKEVLSRLHFCPLPVFSLGTXIPLVLYSWGLRVSRACGLTQAVFTSDGWKMPVISKRLDARYDWLTTRWSPKSYQLLAAGDGCSHVPSVAGAVAWLSEGNCSFFTKVQNMANANASGVLIHTLAGDPIQDMNCVEEECNTTLQIPAAMVHPEPSVVQALQSGHPVYVSFQITPSPNTFFAINQQGVLAEMGWFLYPSFSFVNWQAQWFDFYTELQTNCRCPQRSVPVFDKVKMQGERGAVATVDMPQGLSDFAVLQLDASLMCPGRRDSSCAHWDRTVQLFVCCDQLSPFCNTELGRWITRDWTLADGWCLRCFPLLDGPKCTLTIKDGAMGHALDHLPNLRFSIGNQTNDGEEVLRPFRVMSLYSGGTFDKNYNSRYEPVKFFVPAPTRKVELYAVITAHGSDDHNCGEFCVTSHHXLLNAAFNNSLTFDSAGTPLGCTTWVKEGAVPNEHGTWLYGRGGWCDGLQVDPWRVDVTKQLNTSGSNSIIYFGLFEGHDPSPSKDPGYIIMSSFLVFYK, from the exons ATGAACTTTCCTCGGATTTTGAAGCCAATGCGCTCATGTTGCGATCCCCCCAAAAGGACCCTGACAGACTGGTCCAGACCAGGGGACCTCGCAGACTCCTTCACTGTCCGAACCTTGGATGGGCAGTTCTCGTATGAGC GGGCTCTCCGGGGGCCACTCATCATCCACACCTTCACCAACAAGTCTGGATTTCTGGAGTGCCTGTGGAGCTCCGAGTCTTCCCTGAGGAGCCTGGTGGAGGATCTGCCCGACAGCgcgcagctgctcctcctctccctcgaCGAATCAGCCCTCAGCGATGTGACCTGGATGAGGGAGCAGGTTCTGCGGGTCGCCGCCGCGAGCAG TAAGAAGGAGGTTCTGTCCAGGCTGCACTTCTGCCCCTTGCCGGTCTTCTCTCTGGGAAC GATCCCCCTTGTGTTGTATTCCTGGGGGCTGCGTGTCTCGCGGGCCTGCGGCCTCACCCAGGCCGTATTCACGTCAGATGG ATGGAAAATGCCTGTGATCTCCAAGAGG CTGGACGCCAGGTATGACTGGCTCACCACGCGCTGGAGCCCGAAGTCCTATCAGCTGCTGGCTGCAGGT GACGGCTGCAGTCACGTCCCCTCCGTGGCC GGCGCCGTGGCGTGGCTGTCGGAGGGCAACTGCTCCTTTTTCACAAAG GTGCAGAATATGGCCAACGCCAACGCCTCGGGGGTCCTCATCCACACGCTTGCTGGGGATCCCATCCAGGACATGAACTGTGTGGAGGAGGAATGCAACACCACGCTGCAGATCCCTGCTGCCATGGTGCACCCGGAGCCTTCGGTCGTGCAGGCGCTCCA GTCTGGGCATCCGGTGTACGTGTCCTTCCAGATCACCCCATCCCCAAACACCTTCTTTGCTATTAACCAGCAGGGGGTTCTGGCAGAGATGGGCTGGTTCCTTTACCCCTCCTTCAGCTTTGTCAACTGGCAAGCTCAGTG GTTTGATTTCTACACCGAGCTACAGACCAACTGCAGATGCCCGCAAAGGTCCGTTCCTGTCTTCGACAAAGTGAAGATGCAG GGGGAGAGGGGCGCCGTGGCCACGGTCGACATGCCCCAGG gactGTCAGACTTCGCGGTGCTCCAGCTCGATGCGTCCCTCATGTGTCCGGGCAGGAGAGACTCGTCCTGTGCTCACTGGGATCGTACGGTGCAGCTCTTCGTCTGCTGTGATCAGCTCAGTCCATTCTGCAACACGGAGCTGGGC CGGTGGATCACC AGGGACTGGACGCTGGCTGACGGATGGTGTCTCCGTTGCTTCCCTCTGCTGGACGGGCCGAAGTGTACCCTGACCATTAAAGACGGCGCCATGGGCCATGCCCTGGATCATCTCCCTAACCTGAGATTCAGCATCGGCAATCAGACGA ATGATGGGGAGGAGGTGCTCCGCCCCTTCAGAGTGATGTCACTGTACAGTGGGGGAACATTCGACAAAAACTACAACAGCAGATATGAGCCGGTCAAGTTCTTCGTCCCTGCACCCACCAGGAAG GTGGAGCTCTATGCTGTTATCACGGCGCACGGCAGCGACGACCACAACTGTGGAGAGTTTTGTGTCACATCCCACC TCCTGCTCAACGCTGCTTTTAATAACAGCCTCACATTTGACTCTGCAG GAACACCACTGGGCTGTACCACATGGGTGAAAGAGGGCGCTGTACCAAATGAGCACGGAACATGGCTGTATGGACGAGGTGGCTGGTGCGATGGACTACAGGTGGACCCCTGGAGGGTCGATGTCACCAAACAG ctcaacaccagCGGGTCCAACTCCATCATCTACTTTGGCTTGTTTGAGGGACACGATCCTAGTCCATCCAAAGACCCTGGATACATCATCATGTCTTCTTTCCTTGTCTTTTACAAATGA